In Desulfofundulus kuznetsovii DSM 6115, the following are encoded in one genomic region:
- a CDS encoding cobaltochelatase subunit CobN has translation MPTGKEKWQKHPTLLSLSLIVLIIVFLISASGAAANENARTKVVMLLGSEGFLVPLVDAYGQLQNYPVELKLFSSNDLKSEEKIQQLKQSLQDADVFLMEMIGATTIQTVGPLLQDLPEKCEVLSTRSGSFPDYPRIDESQNTFLAQYFVNGGVENMRRLVLYLASRYGQVTTGDQLDPVKMPVRFIYHPDVEGLTLNVDGLYQTVCNAVYAAGDSAAQGLGVNEVHRAVYESVYAAVYQPDNSTNWTLARLTVNQAVHDWCGGASTLDTSGLYRTVAEAVYLAEQGETGLQALYDTVRQSVYQAVYHSDGQGAGLAVDTVYNALYDRVAAAYLGDAQATVYRAVYDALWGPELSGFDLDWVYQSVHDAVYLPTGGGGGTGLPPGTFGTLGGYLAWYKASGHLKEGAPWVGIISYDSFFKNGDIDMYLAVQRELEARGVNALLVFSDSSSRKEAFQDFFMPGGKRQVDFLIAGIGFNFIYGQPEAGIELFKQLNVPVMAPVYSSDLEDWQSNPAGISSEVAWQIAYPELDGRIEPVFMGGSTLVRVDESTGARIVKKVPLPDRIDRLVGRVLAWINLRQKNNADKKIALVYYNHHAGKDDIGAAYLNSIASAAVILQALRDNGYRVEGDLSPQAIEELIRRQGRNVGSWAPGELAELVQAGALVLPVEKYLEWYATLPGELRAQVEKEWGPPPGNIMVYEGNLVIPGATLGNIFLGPQPVRGWGDDPDKIAHSPALPPPHQYIAFYLWLQKEFQADAVIHLGTHGTLEWLPGRSVGLGENDWPDVLIGNMPDIYPYIVNNPGEGTQAKRRGYAVTIDHLIPPMIQPGLYGELAELQQLVVEYQNALSGGNTARAASLQEQIMEKVKANSLDQDLGIDLQATEFSRVASLLHEYLEELATELMPYGLHTFGLPPQGEMLDLMVDSIVAYDNAAREGSREEIRERLLLTSNEITNLLRALSGEFIEPGLGRDPVRVPDALPTGRNLVSFDPRMVPDAAAWKTGKEAAEQLVARFYAENGRYPETVGVVLWAIETMRTQGETVALILRLIGTEPVWDKSGRVSTVKVTPLEELGRPRINVLVTISGLFRDTFSHVVGVLDEAFRKVALLNEDPESNLVRRTYLDLRDKLQEQGLPEQDADALALARIFGDAPGTYGTGVSELAQATSAWEDKGDLVDTYMNRMSYIYGKTAYGVPARDVFREILKSVDVVTQVRDSLWGVLDNDDVAQYLGGLKMAAEAASGEKVQSYIVNTRTGSARVQTLSEFVGTELRSRLLNPKWIEGMLKEGYAGAREIGDHVANMFLVDATLEGIGDWAWRQVAETFIFDDKIRSQLDPFVVQSIIGWSLEAARRQMWQADQETLTRLADIYMQTAAQYGVVCCHHTCANIKFNEWVASYSTLDNSMLNRFKEAFSKATKRDLNLKTEVSAPSSRHQSSSRTVEQVQTQEPPVQQPVSQPELVQQSVEQKPETTQVPPAASTGAGEGEKAPEGSPPRQEQQVTQNTGAAGAGPQQVASRDASPQKAAEQPQKPGGRAYELEVEKKAQVSATARKAVSFVAILGALGLLALFIKGYFTGRA, from the coding sequence ATGCCCACAGGTAAAGAAAAATGGCAAAAACACCCGACCTTGCTATCCCTGAGCCTGATAGTCCTGATTATTGTTTTCTTAATAAGTGCTTCCGGGGCTGCAGCAAATGAAAATGCACGTACGAAGGTGGTTATGCTTTTGGGCAGTGAGGGGTTTCTGGTACCCCTGGTGGATGCTTACGGCCAGTTGCAGAACTATCCTGTTGAGCTGAAGTTATTTAGCTCCAACGACCTGAAGAGCGAAGAAAAAATCCAGCAGCTGAAGCAATCGTTGCAGGATGCAGATGTATTCTTGATGGAAATGATTGGGGCTACAACCATTCAAACAGTTGGGCCTTTATTGCAGGACCTGCCTGAAAAGTGCGAGGTGCTTTCCACCCGTAGCGGTTCTTTTCCTGATTACCCCCGTATTGATGAAAGTCAAAATACTTTCCTGGCTCAATATTTTGTAAATGGCGGCGTGGAAAATATGCGGCGGCTGGTATTGTATCTGGCCTCCAGATACGGACAGGTAACAACCGGGGATCAGTTAGATCCGGTTAAAATGCCCGTCCGGTTCATCTACCATCCTGATGTTGAGGGACTTACCCTCAACGTGGATGGGCTGTACCAAACGGTATGCAATGCTGTATACGCGGCGGGTGATAGTGCAGCTCAGGGCCTGGGAGTAAATGAAGTCCACCGGGCGGTCTATGAGAGCGTTTACGCGGCCGTGTACCAGCCGGATAACAGTACGAACTGGACACTGGCCCGGTTGACGGTGAACCAGGCCGTGCACGACTGGTGCGGGGGTGCTTCTACCCTGGATACCAGTGGTCTGTACCGAACTGTGGCTGAAGCCGTATACCTGGCGGAGCAGGGAGAAACGGGATTACAGGCTCTTTATGATACCGTGCGCCAGTCTGTTTACCAGGCGGTATATCATAGCGACGGGCAAGGTGCCGGTTTGGCCGTAGATACAGTTTATAATGCCCTTTATGACCGGGTTGCAGCCGCTTATCTGGGGGATGCTCAGGCTACAGTCTACCGGGCGGTATATGATGCCCTTTGGGGGCCGGAGCTTTCCGGGTTTGACCTGGACTGGGTATACCAGAGCGTGCATGATGCCGTATACCTGCCTACCGGCGGTGGAGGCGGTACGGGACTGCCGCCGGGCACTTTCGGTACTTTAGGTGGTTATCTTGCCTGGTATAAAGCCAGCGGACATTTAAAAGAGGGAGCTCCGTGGGTCGGCATTATTAGCTACGATAGCTTCTTTAAAAATGGTGATATCGACATGTATCTGGCTGTCCAGAGGGAACTGGAAGCCAGGGGAGTCAATGCGCTTTTGGTTTTCAGTGACAGCAGCAGCCGTAAAGAAGCATTTCAGGACTTCTTTATGCCCGGCGGCAAAAGACAGGTGGACTTTCTCATTGCCGGGATTGGATTTAACTTCATTTACGGCCAGCCGGAAGCCGGTATCGAGTTATTTAAGCAGTTAAATGTACCGGTTATGGCACCGGTTTACAGCAGCGATTTAGAGGATTGGCAGAGCAACCCGGCAGGTATCAGCAGCGAGGTGGCCTGGCAAATTGCCTATCCTGAACTGGACGGACGCATTGAGCCTGTATTCATGGGCGGCAGTACGCTGGTAAGGGTGGATGAAAGTACGGGGGCTCGCATAGTCAAAAAAGTACCCCTTCCCGACCGCATTGACCGCCTGGTAGGCCGGGTACTGGCCTGGATAAACCTGCGGCAGAAAAACAATGCAGACAAAAAAATAGCCCTTGTTTACTATAACCACCATGCTGGTAAAGATGATATCGGTGCCGCCTATTTAAACAGTATCGCCAGCGCAGCGGTTATTTTGCAGGCATTGCGGGACAATGGTTACCGGGTGGAAGGCGACCTCAGCCCCCAGGCAATAGAAGAACTAATTCGCAGGCAGGGCAGAAATGTCGGCAGCTGGGCGCCGGGAGAACTGGCCGAACTGGTGCAGGCGGGAGCCTTAGTCCTGCCTGTGGAAAAATACCTGGAATGGTACGCTACCCTGCCCGGGGAACTGCGGGCGCAGGTGGAAAAGGAATGGGGTCCACCTCCGGGTAACATCATGGTTTACGAAGGCAACCTGGTTATTCCCGGTGCCACACTGGGTAACATTTTCCTTGGCCCGCAGCCCGTACGGGGCTGGGGGGATGATCCCGACAAGATTGCCCATTCCCCAGCTTTGCCTCCCCCCCACCAGTATATAGCCTTTTACCTCTGGTTGCAGAAGGAGTTCCAGGCCGATGCGGTAATTCACCTGGGTACCCACGGCACGCTGGAATGGCTGCCCGGCCGGAGTGTGGGGCTGGGAGAAAATGACTGGCCGGATGTTTTGATCGGGAACATGCCGGATATCTACCCTTACATCGTGAACAATCCCGGTGAAGGAACTCAGGCCAAGCGCCGGGGTTATGCAGTAACCATCGACCACCTGATACCGCCCATGATTCAGCCCGGGCTCTACGGTGAGTTGGCCGAATTGCAGCAGCTGGTGGTGGAATATCAGAATGCCTTAAGCGGGGGCAATACAGCCAGGGCGGCCAGCCTGCAGGAACAAATTATGGAAAAGGTTAAGGCAAATAGCCTGGACCAGGATCTAGGCATTGATCTTCAGGCGACTGAATTTTCCCGGGTGGCTTCCCTTCTTCACGAATACCTGGAGGAGCTGGCAACGGAGCTCATGCCCTACGGCCTGCATACCTTCGGTCTGCCGCCCCAGGGAGAAATGCTGGATTTGATGGTTGATTCCATTGTGGCCTACGATAATGCGGCCAGAGAGGGCAGCCGGGAGGAAATCAGAGAGCGCCTGCTCTTGACCAGCAACGAGATAACTAATTTGCTCCGGGCTCTTTCAGGTGAATTCATCGAACCCGGTCTGGGCCGGGACCCGGTGCGTGTACCCGATGCCCTGCCCACGGGCAGGAACCTGGTTTCCTTTGACCCGCGCATGGTGCCCGATGCGGCAGCCTGGAAAACGGGCAAAGAGGCGGCAGAACAACTGGTGGCAAGATTCTATGCGGAAAACGGACGGTACCCGGAGACGGTCGGGGTGGTGCTGTGGGCCATCGAAACCATGCGCACCCAGGGAGAAACCGTGGCCCTGATCCTGCGGTTAATCGGCACCGAGCCGGTATGGGATAAAAGCGGCCGGGTGAGCACGGTGAAAGTCACCCCCCTGGAGGAACTGGGAAGACCGCGGATTAACGTGCTGGTGACCATTTCCGGCCTGTTCCGGGATACCTTTTCCCATGTGGTGGGTGTGCTGGATGAGGCCTTCAGAAAGGTTGCTCTTTTGAACGAAGATCCGGAAAGCAACCTGGTGCGCAGGACTTACCTGGACTTGCGGGACAAGCTGCAGGAGCAGGGCCTGCCGGAGCAGGATGCGGATGCTCTGGCGCTGGCCAGGATCTTTGGCGATGCTCCGGGAACCTACGGTACGGGTGTCTCAGAACTGGCCCAGGCCACCAGCGCCTGGGAGGACAAAGGGGACCTGGTGGATACTTACATGAACCGCATGTCCTACATTTACGGCAAGACTGCTTATGGCGTGCCGGCGCGGGATGTTTTCCGGGAAATCCTGAAAAGCGTGGATGTGGTTACCCAGGTGCGGGATTCCCTGTGGGGCGTATTGGACAACGATGACGTGGCCCAGTATCTGGGCGGGCTGAAAATGGCGGCGGAAGCAGCCTCGGGCGAGAAAGTGCAGTCGTATATCGTCAACACGCGTACAGGCAGTGCCCGGGTGCAGACTTTAAGTGAGTTTGTGGGTACGGAATTGCGGAGCAGGTTGTTGAACCCCAAATGGATCGAGGGGATGCTTAAGGAAGGTTACGCCGGCGCCCGGGAGATTGGCGACCACGTTGCCAACATGTTCCTCGTGGATGCCACTCTAGAGGGTATTGGTGATTGGGCCTGGCGGCAGGTTGCCGAAACTTTCATCTTTGATGATAAGATAAGAAGCCAGCTGGACCCCTTTGTAGTGCAGTCCATCATCGGCTGGAGCTTAGAGGCGGCGCGGCGGCAGATGTGGCAGGCCGATCAGGAGACGTTGACCAGACTGGCCGACATTTACATGCAAACGGCCGCCCAGTATGGCGTGGTCTGCTGTCACCATACCTGTGCCAACATAAAGTTCAACGAATGGGTGGCCAGTTATTCCACCCTGGACAACAGTATGCTGAACAGGTTCAAAGAGGCCTTCAGCAAAGCTACAAAAAGGGATCTGAACCTTAAAACCGAGGTCTCGGCACCCAGTTCCAGGCACCAGAGCTCCAGCCGGACGGTGGAGCAGGTTCAGACACAGGAACCTCCTGTGCAGCAGCCTGTTTCTCAGCCGGAACTCGTACAGCAGTCTGTAGAGCAAAAACCAGAAACCACACAGGTCCCACCGGCTGCATCAACAGGTGCGGGCGAAGGAGAAAAGGCGCCGGAGGGATCGCCGCCCAGACAGGAGCAGCAGGTGACTCAAAATACCGGTGCAGCCGGAGCCGGTCCCCAGCAGGTGGCCAGCCGGGATGCTTCCCCGCAAAAGGCTGCTGAACAACCCCAGAAACCCGGGGGCAGGGCCTATGAGCTGGAAGTAGAGAAAAAAGCGCAGGTTTCAGCAACTGCCCGCAAGGCTGTTTCCTTCGTAGCCATCCTGGGCGCTTTAGGGCTGCTGGCCCTCTTTATCAAAGGTTATTTTACCGGAAGGGCATAA
- a CDS encoding DUF2149 domain-containing protein, with protein MLFRRQRRERLSAEEVDPLGGLANLIDVMLVFCCGLMVALVLSWNLQNIIFAKVKPEEKQRLMQSIQRVINVERGKELKQMPQIEQGGGFGFQEMGTVYQDPKTGKLIMIEKNSQ; from the coding sequence GTGCTGTTCAGGAGACAGAGGCGGGAGCGGTTATCCGCAGAAGAAGTTGATCCCCTGGGCGGTCTGGCCAATCTGATTGATGTGATGCTGGTTTTTTGCTGCGGTTTGATGGTCGCCCTGGTTCTTTCCTGGAACCTGCAGAACATTATCTTTGCCAAAGTAAAGCCCGAGGAAAAACAGCGCCTGATGCAAAGCATTCAGCGGGTGATTAATGTGGAACGGGGTAAGGAGCTTAAGCAGATGCCCCAAATAGAACAGGGGGGCGGCTTTGGTTTCCAGGAGATGGGTACGGTCTATCAGGACCCGAAAACCGGGAAGTTAATCATGATTGAAAAGAACAGCCAATAA
- a CDS encoding S-layer homology domain-containing protein, with protein MYNHKRMIKKLSLLLVLVMAVTMLTPAVNAGASGMPASPANNAVQFLYNEYIQKGINNSEYGVGSYALYVLKQAGVDVASWVYNGENLNDAVINAVYNDISQPDNVPAKILAQDLVAVQALGRSDLADQLVEILKNRQTENGFDTGAYSLFSNLPAFDLLGRAGKLSVVNAAYTRDYILSNQLTQSTVPAEVYGAWGGSWTDDKGNTNYFADFMATAQAVRALHYLDPGGQDARVQAAINNGLNWMRNQQKADGSFVAGWDDPAIDTAEVVVTLKALGRDPADWKTGDGKTAVDYLMNNVLNPDGSFGTSKNAMDAIWVLSACNSLGIQPTVWRFYLDPLSNTLNIGAQQQFRAVWQDAYSQSDVTQWAIWSVADSSIASVDGSGLVTAKSAGQTVVKAVYNGLTASAALTVKSAAGGGGTAAAVTVGMAVVGMNGELLYSPSYVMVPKENKWGLTALGALDASGVPYHTSTWSWGILVDEIAGQANSGMAGWMYTVNGQVPSYGPEKYNIKEGDRIIFYYSKSMDQQPPKWDDLMKQVSAGNIQTGNLPAPVSDSTLNAAIEDAGSAGRVVLQAEENQTVLALTVDQLAKITGVNKPLAVTVQGVQFVLSVDSLKVPELKVADAAQLQVKAQKLSSTEAHELVKPVTGELKLVGDVYELDVLAVKKDGTVQKIAQIPGCLVMLPVPAEAKEAAAGGRVKVYRYDESEKTWEEVGGTYDPVAGGLTFKADHFSKYALMETSAPPELKTFADIAGHWAQKEIEIMATKGFVAGVGDNKFAPEATVTRAEFAAILARMAGLTADPDGARRFNDVPQNAWYCGMVGAAAKAGLVRGTGEHSFAPNEPITREQMAAMMVRLMAREGQDMGIGEADAARILAGFEDAASISPWARNSVALVVREGIMKGRTVAQFVPAGNTTRAEATVVLYRVWQKLQPPAQNK; from the coding sequence TTGTATAATCATAAAAGGATGATTAAAAAGCTGAGTTTGTTACTGGTTTTAGTCATGGCCGTAACCATGCTGACACCGGCGGTAAATGCCGGCGCCAGCGGGATGCCGGCCTCACCGGCCAACAATGCCGTGCAGTTTCTGTACAACGAATACATCCAGAAAGGAATCAATAATTCGGAGTATGGGGTCGGCTCCTATGCTCTTTATGTCTTAAAACAGGCCGGTGTTGATGTTGCTTCCTGGGTGTATAATGGTGAAAATCTAAATGATGCGGTTATAAACGCTGTTTATAACGATATTTCACAGCCAGATAATGTTCCGGCCAAGATCCTGGCCCAGGATCTGGTGGCGGTACAGGCGCTGGGGCGAAGCGATCTGGCCGATCAGCTTGTGGAGATATTGAAAAACAGGCAGACGGAGAACGGCTTTGACACGGGAGCTTACAGCCTTTTCAGCAACCTGCCGGCCTTTGACCTGCTGGGCCGGGCGGGTAAGCTGAGCGTTGTAAACGCTGCTTATACCAGGGATTACATTTTAAGCAATCAACTTACCCAGTCTACTGTGCCCGCAGAGGTATACGGTGCCTGGGGCGGGAGCTGGACGGATGACAAGGGCAACACAAACTATTTTGCCGACTTCATGGCCACGGCCCAGGCGGTAAGGGCGCTGCATTATCTCGATCCCGGCGGGCAGGATGCCAGGGTGCAGGCGGCCATTAATAACGGCCTTAACTGGATGAGGAACCAGCAAAAGGCTGACGGCAGTTTTGTGGCCGGCTGGGACGACCCGGCCATTGACACCGCTGAAGTGGTTGTGACCCTAAAGGCGCTGGGAAGGGATCCGGCTGATTGGAAGACCGGTGACGGAAAAACGGCCGTTGATTATCTGATGAATAATGTCCTCAATCCGGATGGTAGTTTCGGCACCTCAAAAAACGCCATGGATGCCATCTGGGTGCTCAGTGCCTGTAATTCACTGGGCATACAGCCTACCGTCTGGCGTTTTTACCTTGACCCTTTAAGCAACACTTTGAATATAGGCGCCCAGCAACAATTCCGGGCCGTCTGGCAGGACGCGTACAGCCAGTCTGACGTAACGCAGTGGGCCATCTGGTCCGTGGCCGACAGCAGCATCGCCAGCGTCGATGGCAGTGGCTTGGTTACGGCGAAAAGCGCCGGCCAGACGGTGGTGAAGGCCGTTTACAACGGGCTTACGGCTTCGGCCGCCCTGACCGTGAAATCTGCAGCTGGGGGCGGCGGGACCGCTGCCGCGGTGACGGTAGGGATGGCCGTAGTGGGCATGAACGGAGAACTGCTCTACAGCCCCTCCTACGTAATGGTACCGAAAGAAAACAAATGGGGCCTCACCGCCCTGGGCGCCCTGGATGCATCGGGCGTTCCCTACCATACCTCCACGTGGTCCTGGGGCATTCTGGTAGATGAAATTGCCGGGCAGGCCAACAGCGGCATGGCCGGCTGGATGTATACGGTGAACGGGCAGGTTCCCTCCTATGGTCCCGAAAAGTACAACATTAAAGAGGGCGACAGGATTATCTTCTATTACAGCAAGAGCATGGACCAGCAGCCCCCCAAATGGGACGACCTGATGAAGCAGGTTTCTGCCGGGAATATTCAAACGGGCAATCTACCCGCTCCGGTAAGCGATTCCACCTTAAATGCGGCCATCGAGGATGCCGGTTCTGCCGGCCGGGTCGTTCTGCAGGCGGAAGAAAATCAAACTGTTCTGGCCCTGACGGTGGATCAGCTGGCTAAAATAACCGGTGTCAATAAACCCCTGGCCGTAACCGTTCAGGGCGTGCAGTTTGTACTCTCGGTGGACAGCCTGAAAGTGCCGGAATTGAAGGTTGCCGATGCGGCGCAGTTGCAGGTTAAAGCCCAGAAATTGAGCAGTACCGAAGCCCATGAACTGGTCAAGCCTGTTACCGGCGAACTTAAACTGGTGGGCGATGTCTATGAGCTGGACGTGCTGGCGGTGAAGAAAGACGGCACGGTGCAGAAAATCGCGCAGATTCCCGGCTGCCTGGTAATGCTGCCGGTACCCGCTGAGGCTAAGGAAGCGGCTGCGGGCGGCCGGGTGAAGGTATACCGCTATGATGAAAGTGAAAAGACCTGGGAGGAAGTGGGCGGAACCTATGACCCGGTGGCAGGTGGCTTGACTTTTAAAGCCGATCATTTCAGCAAGTACGCCTTGATGGAAACCTCCGCCCCGCCTGAATTAAAAACCTTTGCCGACATTGCCGGGCACTGGGCGCAGAAGGAGATCGAAATTATGGCCACGAAAGGGTTCGTGGCCGGTGTAGGCGACAACAAATTTGCACCGGAAGCCACCGTCACCCGGGCCGAATTTGCCGCCATCCTGGCCCGTATGGCCGGCCTGACGGCCGATCCGGACGGGGCAAGGCGCTTCAATGACGTGCCGCAAAACGCCTGGTACTGCGGCATGGTGGGTGCGGCGGCGAAAGCAGGCTTGGTGCGGGGAACCGGCGAACACAGTTTTGCACCCAATGAGCCCATCACCCGGGAGCAAATGGCGGCCATGATGGTGCGGTTAATGGCCCGGGAAGGACAGGATATGGGTATTGGTGAGGCCGATGCGGCCAGAATACTGGCCGGCTTTGAAGATGCTGCCTCTATTTCTCCCTGGGCGCGCAATTCCGTAGCTCTGGTAGTACGGGAGGGAATAATGAAGGGCCGGACAGTGGCCCAGTTTGTACCAGCAGGCAATACCACCCGGGCAGAAGCTACTGTAGTGTTATACCGGGTGTGGCAAAAGTTACAGCCGCCTGCTCAAAACAAGTAA
- a CDS encoding MotA/TolQ/ExbB proton channel family protein, with amino-acid sequence MTIPGSEYLTKILHAASQSLLIPDIVGLLFFLVFAFMELGSFVAEMRRRKVIQPVNLLEVIHDVGGVSLWQMRNLQQVLDSSALNPRQKKLVSDLLAKPGLSPEVRRLVAQDILDREEFRFKQTLDKTDLLAKLSPVFGLMGTLIPLGPGLAALGQGDVRGLSEAVIIAFDTTVVGVAAGAVGALISRVRRRWYEQDLRYLELLLELVVGGESRAVQETEAGAVIRRRS; translated from the coding sequence ATGACCATTCCTGGTTCCGAATATTTAACCAAAATTTTACATGCTGCATCCCAGAGCCTGCTAATTCCCGATATTGTGGGTCTGCTCTTCTTTCTCGTTTTTGCCTTCATGGAACTGGGTAGTTTTGTGGCTGAAATGAGGAGAAGAAAAGTTATTCAGCCAGTCAACCTGCTGGAAGTAATTCATGACGTGGGAGGGGTTTCCCTCTGGCAGATGCGCAACCTGCAGCAGGTGCTTGATAGCAGTGCTTTAAATCCGCGCCAAAAAAAACTGGTATCGGATCTTTTGGCAAAACCCGGACTGTCCCCTGAGGTCAGGAGGCTGGTGGCTCAGGACATACTGGACCGTGAAGAATTCCGGTTTAAACAAACACTGGACAAAACGGATTTACTGGCCAAACTCAGCCCGGTTTTCGGGTTGATGGGCACTCTTATCCCCCTTGGTCCCGGGCTGGCTGCTCTGGGGCAGGGTGATGTGCGGGGATTGTCCGAAGCAGTGATCATTGCTTTTGATACTACGGTGGTGGGTGTGGCTGCCGGAGCGGTGGGTGCTCTCATTTCCAGGGTGCGGCGCCGCTGGTACGAGCAGGATTTACGGTATCTGGAGTTGCTGCTGGAACTGGTGGTGGGGGGTGAAAGCCGTGCTGTTCAGGAGACAGAGGCGGGAGCGGTTATCCGCAGAAGAAGTTGA
- a CDS encoding S-layer homology domain-containing protein produces the protein MKTHHFAGRLTALVATVCLFLGLLMPLGVPGRVEAAVSPLADKAVQFLHRDYLKNGLINSEVGVGSYAFYVLSQAGVDAGAWVRQGVSFREAVLKAVRDDLDKAGEVRAKQLAQDLVAMQALGEKDLAGRLLQVLKNRQTDKGFEDIGPLSIYSNMPSFDLLSRAGLMDQINTGLARNYILEKQYVKAQNAQYGSWGSLDGNAYYADFMATAQAVRVLHYLDPEKKDPQVQEAIKNGLAWIQKQQKADGSFVAGMDDPVIDTAEVIVTLKTLGMDPAAWKSGTGKSAVDYLMSKALNADGSFGTSGNAMDATWVLWACLALEGKAKNQVTQPQPGPQEESGRQTQPGMVASFTDLKGHWAEGAINRLVQMQVASGYPDGTFKPEEQVTRYEIASMMVRLLKPAAVSRQDLLMLDREFKDSRYIPQWAHEAVAVALREGLISGYPQPDGTLIFKGEEPVSRAELAAVMARIIEKKCGEVAPKELDFADADQIPAWAKEAVGVAYAKGVAGGYPDRTFRAEKKVTRAEAAAMLLRLTDVL, from the coding sequence GTGAAAACCCATCACTTTGCCGGGCGGTTAACAGCCCTGGTTGCAACAGTCTGTTTATTCCTCGGCCTGCTGATGCCGCTTGGGGTACCGGGCCGGGTGGAAGCGGCAGTTTCACCCCTGGCTGATAAGGCAGTACAGTTTCTGCATCGTGACTATTTAAAAAACGGGTTGATTAACTCGGAGGTGGGTGTGGGCTCGTATGCCTTTTATGTGCTAAGCCAGGCCGGTGTTGATGCCGGTGCCTGGGTACGCCAGGGAGTAAGTTTCCGGGAGGCAGTGCTAAAGGCGGTCAGAGATGATCTGGATAAAGCAGGTGAAGTGCGGGCAAAGCAGCTTGCCCAGGACCTGGTGGCCATGCAGGCGCTGGGAGAAAAGGATCTGGCCGGCCGGTTGCTGCAGGTCTTGAAGAACAGGCAGACAGACAAAGGATTTGAAGACATTGGGCCGTTAAGCATCTACAGCAACATGCCTTCCTTTGATCTTTTAAGCAGAGCCGGGTTAATGGATCAGATAAACACCGGCCTGGCCAGGAATTACATCCTGGAAAAACAGTATGTCAAGGCACAAAATGCCCAGTACGGAAGCTGGGGGTCACTGGATGGTAATGCATATTACGCCGATTTCATGGCCACGGCCCAGGCGGTGAGGGTGCTGCACTACCTGGATCCGGAAAAGAAAGATCCTCAGGTGCAGGAGGCCATTAAAAACGGCCTGGCCTGGATACAAAAGCAGCAGAAGGCAGACGGCAGCTTTGTGGCCGGTATGGACGACCCGGTGATCGATACTGCGGAAGTAATTGTGACCCTGAAAACCCTGGGTATGGACCCGGCGGCCTGGAAAAGCGGCACAGGAAAGAGCGCTGTTGATTATCTGATGAGTAAGGCACTGAACGCCGATGGGAGCTTCGGTACGTCGGGGAATGCCATGGACGCCACGTGGGTGCTGTGGGCCTGTCTGGCGCTGGAAGGGAAGGCGAAGAACCAGGTAACACAGCCACAACCCGGCCCGCAGGAGGAATCCGGCCGGCAAACGCAACCCGGTATGGTGGCCAGTTTTACGGATTTGAAAGGCCACTGGGCGGAAGGGGCCATCAACAGGCTGGTTCAAATGCAGGTTGCGTCGGGTTATCCAGACGGCACCTTTAAACCCGAAGAGCAGGTAACCCGCTATGAAATAGCCTCCATGATGGTGCGCCTGCTAAAGCCGGCGGCGGTTTCCCGGCAAGACCTGCTTATGCTCGACCGGGAGTTTAAAGATAGCCGGTATATTCCGCAATGGGCCCATGAGGCCGTGGCCGTGGCCTTGAGGGAGGGACTCATCTCCGGTTACCCGCAACCGGACGGTACCCTTATTTTTAAAGGGGAGGAACCGGTAAGCCGGGCCGAACTGGCCGCCGTTATGGCCCGGATTATTGAAAAGAAATGCGGGGAGGTGGCGCCGAAAGAGCTGGATTTTGCCGATGCGGATCAAATTCCGGCCTGGGCGAAAGAGGCCGTGGGGGTGGCTTACGCCAAAGGGGTTGCCGGCGGCTATCCCGACCGGACCTTCCGGGCTGAAAAAAAGGTCACCAGGGCCGAGGCGGCCGCCATGCTTTTGCGCCTGACTGATGTGCTGTAA